A portion of the Lysinibacillus timonensis genome contains these proteins:
- a CDS encoding S-layer homology domain-containing protein: MGSKKKNVGLFTTALTVAAITAIPSVASAAQFSDIQGNSHETAILKLVDMGLIYGYSDGTFKPNKALTHSDVVKLIGRYLTQNGYDIPADYQTNIRFKDLSSYSENGLLQYAALVKDLGIFDGNNGELQPAEKMTRENMAVVLANTLSAVHQFDYVTHVNNLSFENEIIDLEKAKESARSAIQVLDYYDITKVDVFNPKSTLTRGQFASFLNTLINVKNANLSVIEVKVLSANEVSVTLSDRTTHTVTLSKPLTGDGQETVQFNINGIQYDASVNYQIIDKEEPVKDSETTRFIVESDEFLLGVTPDGRVIVEDDADIKVFGFINDVKVELPISAYTITSDSDYLKINGKVVTPDYDAIQADGVLDEVTDQLEADIVVTINNTGETIKHTLTLTQKDVKVNDSFKVIDNNSISGKVLDDIDIEITESDLELTASDIFNEILEDGHFEIIDQYGNDYRSFNPATGEVTFFDGSTDFIRPIISEISTANDDYSISSNGTSSLRISLGENGLNKGDSFKVTLSIDEQSLTIRAYVR, translated from the coding sequence ATGGGAAGTAAGAAAAAAAATGTAGGCTTGTTTACGACAGCTCTTACAGTTGCTGCTATCACAGCAATTCCAAGTGTAGCAAGTGCTGCTCAATTTTCAGATATTCAAGGAAATTCGCATGAAACAGCTATTTTGAAATTAGTCGACATGGGTTTAATCTATGGGTATTCAGATGGAACGTTTAAACCTAATAAAGCGTTAACACACTCAGATGTTGTGAAATTAATCGGCAGATATTTAACTCAGAATGGTTATGATATTCCAGCAGACTATCAAACAAATATCCGTTTTAAAGATCTATCTTCATACTCAGAAAACGGACTTCTTCAGTACGCTGCTTTAGTTAAAGATTTAGGTATTTTTGATGGTAATAATGGAGAATTACAGCCAGCAGAAAAAATGACGCGAGAAAATATGGCGGTTGTATTAGCAAACACACTTTCTGCTGTTCACCAATTTGACTATGTTACACACGTTAACAATCTATCATTTGAAAATGAAATAATAGATCTAGAAAAAGCAAAAGAAAGTGCACGTTCAGCTATTCAAGTGCTAGATTACTATGATATAACAAAAGTGGATGTTTTCAATCCTAAGTCAACGTTAACAAGAGGACAATTTGCTTCTTTCTTAAACACATTAATAAACGTCAAAAATGCAAATCTTTCAGTTATCGAAGTGAAAGTATTATCAGCAAACGAAGTATCTGTTACTTTATCCGATCGAACAACACATACAGTTACCCTTTCAAAGCCACTAACAGGGGATGGGCAAGAAACAGTACAATTTAACATTAATGGCATTCAATATGACGCCTCTGTAAATTATCAAATAATAGATAAAGAGGAACCTGTTAAAGACTCTGAAACGACGCGCTTTATCGTAGAAAGCGATGAATTTCTTTTAGGTGTAACTCCTGACGGTAGAGTGATTGTGGAAGATGATGCAGATATTAAAGTTTTTGGATTCATTAACGATGTGAAAGTGGAACTTCCGATTAGTGCATATACAATAACTAGTGATAGTGATTATTTAAAAATTAATGGGAAAGTAGTAACTCCTGATTATGATGCTATTCAAGCTGACGGTGTATTAGATGAAGTGACAGATCAATTGGAAGCAGACATTGTCGTTACGATTAATAATACTGGCGAAACAATCAAGCATACGTTAACTCTTACTCAAAAAGATGTAAAAGTAAACGATAGTTTCAAAGTAATTGATAATAATTCAATTAGCGGTAAAGTTTTAGATGATATAGACATTGAAATTACCGAATCAGATTTAGAATTAACTGCAAGTGATATTTTTAACGAAATTTTAGAAGACGGACATTTTGAAATCATCGACCAATATGGTAATGATTATCGATCATTCAACCCAGCTACAGGTGAAGTTACCTTCTTTGATGGATCAACCGATTTTATTAGACCTATTATTTCTGAAATTAGTACAGCAAATGATGATTATAGTATATCTTCAAATGGTACATCTAGTTTGAGAATTAGTTTAGGTGAAAATGGTCTTAATAAAGGAGATTCTTTCAAAGTTACATTATCAATTGATGAACAATCTCTTACAATTAGGGCATATGTGAGATAA
- a CDS encoding sugar kinase, whose protein sequence is MDIITIGDGMITFDPSYKGPLRYVSEFKRKIGGAELNVIIGCARLGLKAGWISRLGKDEFGRHILNTVRGEGIDVSEVKLIDNYPTSLNFKEVHASGDSKTFYYRHKSPTETLNVDNLPIDYIKKAKILHVTGVFPAIQKQNREVILEAIKIAKQNGVKVSLDPNIRLKLWSKELARETLLTYMPYVDYLLTGREELEILFNTSSEEEMIESLQNYDVQHVIVKEGASGAAYLENSKLIQIPGFKVKRVVDTVGAGDGFDAAFLYGITQNWPVEKSVQLANAVGAMVVQVEGDNEGLPYLEDVEVFLGARENIER, encoded by the coding sequence ATGGATATTATTACAATTGGAGATGGTATGATTACGTTTGACCCATCTTACAAAGGTCCGTTACGCTATGTAAGTGAGTTTAAGCGTAAAATTGGTGGAGCAGAATTAAATGTAATCATTGGCTGTGCACGATTAGGTTTAAAAGCTGGCTGGATTAGCCGACTTGGTAAAGACGAATTTGGAAGACATATATTAAATACTGTTCGTGGAGAAGGAATTGATGTTTCGGAAGTGAAGCTTATCGACAACTATCCTACATCCTTAAACTTTAAAGAAGTACATGCCTCTGGTGACAGTAAAACATTCTACTATCGTCATAAGTCACCGACAGAAACGTTAAATGTGGATAATTTGCCAATTGACTATATTAAAAAGGCGAAAATTCTACATGTAACAGGCGTTTTCCCTGCAATACAAAAGCAAAATCGTGAGGTTATTTTAGAAGCAATAAAAATTGCAAAACAAAATGGAGTAAAAGTATCTTTAGATCCGAATATTCGATTGAAGCTATGGTCAAAAGAACTGGCACGAGAAACTTTGTTAACTTATATGCCTTACGTAGATTATTTATTAACAGGTCGTGAGGAATTAGAAATTTTGTTCAATACGTCAAGCGAAGAAGAAATGATCGAATCTCTACAAAATTACGATGTACAGCATGTAATCGTAAAAGAGGGGGCATCTGGTGCTGCCTATTTAGAGAATAGTAAATTGATTCAAATACCAGGATTTAAAGTTAAAAGAGTGGTAGATACAGTAGGTGCAGGAGATGGATTTGATGCAGCTTTTCTATATGGCATTACACAAAATTGGCCGGTAGAAAAATCAGTTCAATTAGCAAATGCTGTTGGAGCAATGGTCGTACAAGTTGAGGGAGATAATGAAGGACTACCATATTTAGAAGATGTTGAAGTATTTTTAGGTGCACGTGAAAATATTGAACGATAG
- a CDS encoding bifunctional 4-hydroxy-2-oxoglutarate aldolase/2-dehydro-3-deoxy-phosphogluconate aldolase: protein MYSKLQDVRLIPVLRKVPYDLNQELVKALKDGGIKAIEITMDSENATDMIREAKQNNEDLLVGAGTVLTVEDCEKAIDAGAEFIVSPALNLDVVHICIEKNIPVIPGVFSPTEMQTAYVAGAKIVKLFPASTLGVKFIKDVKGPLSHIQIMTTGGINLETVRSYIDAGAQIVGAGSDLVKKEWLHSKNWEAITNEAIEWNNKLS from the coding sequence ATGTATAGTAAATTACAAGATGTTCGGTTAATTCCCGTTTTACGAAAAGTTCCATACGATCTTAACCAAGAACTCGTCAAGGCGCTAAAAGATGGAGGCATTAAGGCGATAGAAATTACGATGGATTCCGAAAATGCCACTGATATGATTCGTGAAGCAAAGCAAAATAATGAAGATCTATTAGTTGGTGCAGGAACTGTATTGACTGTGGAAGATTGTGAAAAAGCAATTGATGCTGGCGCAGAATTCATTGTATCACCTGCTTTAAATTTAGATGTTGTACACATCTGTATCGAAAAAAATATTCCTGTAATCCCAGGTGTATTTTCTCCTACAGAGATGCAAACTGCATATGTTGCTGGAGCGAAAATAGTGAAACTTTTCCCAGCTTCTACCCTAGGAGTGAAGTTTATAAAGGATGTAAAAGGGCCATTATCACATATACAAATCATGACCACTGGAGGCATTAACCTTGAAACAGTGAGATCCTATATTGATGCAGGAGCTCAAATTGTCGGAGCGGGAAGTGATTTAGTTAAGAAGGAATGGCTCCACTCAAAAAATTGGGAAGCCATTACAAATGAAGCTATTGAATGGAATAATAAATTGTCCTAA